In the genome of Bradyrhizobium ottawaense, the window TGCTCCTGGTTGAGTATCTGGCCCTTCCAGCGCCCGTTCGCGGCGGTGTAGCTGCCGAGATAGTAGAATGCCGCATCGCCGCCGAGGATGCGGCCCCGGTTGAGCAGCATCACGCCGGTGAGGCCGCCGTCCAGACCGTCGAGCATGCGCAGATGGATTGAGTAGAGGCCGTCCGCGATGCCGGCTTCGCCGACGCCACCGGCGATCGGCACCTCGTCTTCCGTGATCGGCGTCATCACCGACTGGAAGGGAATGCCGGGCAGCTCCTTCAGCTCACCCTTGAAGCGATAGAGGTCGCCATCCGCCCAGCCCTTGGCGAGCAAGGTCGCATCGTCGGTGCCTGCCATGGCGCGGTAGTTCGGATCGGGGTTATGGCGGACGGTGCTGATCACGACGTCGACGCCGCTGTCGGTCTTCTCGTAGGTGCCGATATGGGCGAAGGCCGAGTTGCCGCCCAGCATCTTGCCGTTGCCGGCATGCATCACGCTCCGGCCGACGGCGTCGCCGAGCTGAAATTTCACCTTGTAGAAGCCTTCAAACACCAGCCGTCCCCGGCCCTGCGCGCATCCTGCGGGCACTCTATCCCGCTTTGGGCCGATATGGACAGGCTTCACGCGACGCAGCCCTGCTGCGTCACGGGAATGGCTGTCATCAAGATGCTAAAAATCCGCCGGAGCCTTTCAGCTCCGGCGGATTGAGAGCCAACCCGGGCCAGCCCCCAGCCCGGGCCGGGAGGATCTTAGGCCGCAGCCTTCTTGTCGGCCGGCACGGAGGCGATCGTCTTCAGGATCTGCGAAGCGATCTGGTATGGGTCGCCTTGCGAGTTCGGACGACGGTCTTCCAGATAGCCCTTGTAGCCATTGTTGACGAAGGAGTGCGGCACGCGGATCGAAGCGCCGCGGTCGGCAACGCCGTAGCTGAACTTGTTCCACGGCGCGGTCTCGTGCTTGCCGGTCAGACGCTTGTCATTGTCCGGGCCGTAGACGGCGATGTGGTCCATCAGGTTCTTGTCGAAGGCGGCCATCAGGGCCTCGAAATACTCCTTGCCGCCGACCGTGCGCATATACTCGGTCGAGAAGTTGGCGTGCATGCCGGAGCCGTTCCAGTCGGTGTCGCCGAGCGGCTTGCAGTGGAATTCGATGTCGATGCCGTACTTCTCGGTGAGGCGCAGCATCAGATAGCGGGCCATCCACATCTGGTCAGCAGCGGTCTTGGAGCCCTTGCCGAAGATCTGGAATTCCCACTGGCCCTTGGCGACTTCCGCGTTGATGCCTTCATGGTTGATGCCGGCAGCGAGGCAAAGGTCGAGGTGCTCTTCGACGATCTTGCGAGCGACGTCGCCGACGTTCGAGTAGCCGACGCCGGTATAGTACGGACCCTGCGGCGCCGGATAACCAGCGGTCGGGAAGCCGAGCGGACGGCCGTCCTTGTAGAAAAAGTATTCCTGCTCGAAGCCGAACCAGGCGCCGGCGTCGTCGAGAATGGTGGCGCGCTTGTTGGAGGCGTGCGGGGTCTTGCCATCGGGCATCATGACTTCGCACATCACGAGCACGCCGTTGGTGCGCGCGGCGTCCGGGAAGACGGCGACCGGCTTCAGCACGCAATCGGAGCTGTGGCCTTCGGCCTGCTGGGTGGAGGAGCCATCGAAGCCCCAGAGCGGAAGCTGCTCGAGCGTCGGGAACGACGCGAATTCCTTGATCTGAGTTTTGCCGCGCAGGTTCGGAGTCGGCGTATATCCGTCGAGCCAGATGTACTCGAGCTTATACTTGGTCATTGAGCCTCTCTGTAGATGATGCGAAAGGTTGGGGGCCTGGCGGCCCCCGAACGTTTTGTACCCGGCCATCATCGGCCGGCCCTTTACAAGCATTTAACGTGCCAAAAGGCCGCAGCGCGGGAGGTTCTCCACCGCGACTGTCCCCTCCCCGGCGTCGAGGCGATGTCGACCTCGTCGTGCGTCATAGCCGCGCACCTTTGCGTGTAGCTGCACCGCAAAAATCCCGTGAAAAGCGCCCGATTCTGAAGCAGGACGGCCCGCGCCGGAGGTTGCCGATGAAACGCGCATCAACGTCCAGCAATTTTCGCAAAGCTCCATACCCCTGCCTAGCAACCTTTGGAATGGCCCGGTCGTTGGCCACCGACACCGTGCCTTAGGGGATGCAGCAGGCCACATGCCTACAAATTAGGCGGAAACTGATTTCGTTTTCAGCACTTTGCATTTCGGGATGCGCGGCCGATATGGGGATTCCAGTAACCACAATCGAACGAGTCGGGCGCACCATGGAGGCCAAGGCGCTTCGACCAAGGAGAAATCGCAATGATGAACAATGGTCTGAGTCACGGATCGGCAACGATCTACCAATTCCCGGTCGGGGGCCGCGCGGCTCTCGCGGGACGCCGCTATGGCGAGACCCGCCTTCCTGCCGATCACGCTTCGCTTCCGGCGAATGTCTCGATCTGCAGCGACAGCTGGTACCACCAGGACGCGGTCGACGACGCCAAGCCGAAATGGGATCGCTAATGCCTATGGTCGGTTTGAAACCGCCGCGTCTCGCAGGCGCCCGGCGGCAGCTCGAAAAGGGTCGAAACAGCGATGTTTCGGCCCTTTTTGATGCTCGCGTGAACCGCGCCGTTCAGATCACCGCGCAGGCCGTCACCGGCCGCTTCAGATGCTTGACCGTGGTGCCCCCGGTCTTTCCGATGGTCAGCGTGATACCCGCCCCCGAATAGCGTTTTCCGGCGACCGACAGCCGCTTGGCGAGCGTGACCGGCTCGCCGTCGATCTGGAGAAAGGCGCGCTTGTCGTCGTCATAAAACCCGACGACGAACTGCGTACCATCGGCACAGCGATAGGTCTGGAACATCTGCGCTTCAGTCTGTCGCGCACTGGTCATTCCAGCTGCCAGCATGGCGGTCGTCAAAAGAATGGCCTTGTGCCGGCCCATGATCGCCCCCTGTAATAGCTTTCAAGGACGCCCCCTCGTGCGCCCAATGGAACCATAACCGAAGCCGATCCCATGTCAGATTCCCCTGCCCGTCACCTCGCCCTGCAAGGCGCCAGCAATTTTCGCGATCTCGGCGGCTACCCGACCAACGACGGCCGAACCACGCGCTGGCGGCACATCTTCCGCTCCAACCATCTCGGCCAGCTCACCGCCGCCGATATCGAGATCGTCAGGGCGCTCGGGGTGCGGAGCGCTTTCGATTTCCGTGGGGTTGAGGAGCGCGCGGCCGGCGTCTGCGTCGTCAGCGAGATCACGGTGCATTCGCTGCCGATCGAGCCGAGCGTCGTGGCTGCGCTGCGTACCGAACTTGCAAGCGGCACGCTGACCGCACCGGTCGCGCTGGAGCTCATGCGCGAATCCTATCGCAACTACGTTCGCCACCACACGAACAGCTTTCGCAACCTGTTCGGCCATCTCCTCGAAGATCGTGCGCCGCTGGTGATCCATTGCACTGCGGGCAAGGACCGCACCGGCTTCGCCAGCGCGCTGATCCTGCATGCGCTCGGCGTACCCGATGAAATCATTGCCGAGGACTACCTGCTCACCAACCGGCATTACAAACGCGATGCGACGGCCGCCTTCGACCTGCCGGAGGACGTACGCAATGCCATCGGCAGCGTCGAAGCCTCGTACCCTGCCGCTGCATTCGAAGCCATCGACAATGAATATGGCGATCTCGAAACCTATTTGCGCGACGCCCTCAAGCTCGGCACGGCGGAGCGGACCGGGCTGCAGGCGCGCTACCTGCAATCATAGACAGCCGTGCCCGGAGAACGATGATGCAAGACAAGGTCCTGATCGTGACAGGCGCACACGGCGCGCTCGGCAAGGTGGTTGCGGAGATCGCCCGATCGCGCGGCGCGCGCGTGGCCGGCATCGATCACGCGCCATCGCAGATTCCCGCAACGCCCGAGAGCATCGAGATCGGCGGCGTCGACCTGTCCGAGGCGCCCCAGGCGAAGACGGCAATTGATGCGGCGGCCAAGCATTTCGGCAGGCTCGATGCGCTGATCAACATCGCCGGCGGCTTCGCCTTCGAGACCGTGGGCGATGGCGACGTCAAGACCTGGCAGCGCATGTACGCACTGAACGTCCTGACCGCGCTCAACGCCTCGCGCGCGGCGCTGCCGCATCTCGCAACGTCCAGGGCCGGCCGCATCGTCAATATCGGCGCCATGGGCGCGATCCAGGCAGGCTCCGGCATGGGGCCCTATGCGGCGTCGAAGGCGGGCTTGCATCGCCTCACCGAAGCGCTCGCCAGCGAGTGGAAAGGCAAGGTCACCGTGAACGCGGTGCTGCCGTCGATCATCGACACCGCCGCCAACCGCGCCGATATGCCGAAAGCAGACTTCTCCAAATGGGTAACGCCGCGGGAACTCGCCGAGGTGATCCTGTTCCTCGCCAGCGACGCCGCGAGCGGCATCACCGGCGCGCTGATCCCGGTCGGCGGGCGGGTTTAATCGAAGAGGTTCGGCCCGTCTTTTCGTAGCAAGCAGAAATTGCTATATTTAAGTCATGACGACCGAAGATATTGAGAAAGCGGTAGAGCTGCTGACGCCAAGCGAACTGGCACGCTTTCGCGCGTGGTTCGAGCAGTTTGATGCACAGCGCTTTGATCAAGCCCTGGAGCGCGACGCTCAAGCAGGAAGGCTCGATGCGTTCGCCGAGGAAGCGCTGAACGCCTACCGCACAGGGCAGACGCGCGACTTGTGAAACACGCGGCTTCGCCAAGATTTTGGAAAGCTTACGCGGCCTTGCATGCTAATGTTAGGAAATTGGCAGACGCGAATTTCGCGCTCTTGAAAAGCGATCCCACCCACCCATCGCTGCAATTCAAGAAAGTCGGACGATTTTGGTCGGCTAGAGTCGGCCTTCGCTATAGAGCGTTGGCGGTCGAGACGAACGACGCCTACGTCTGGTTCTGGATCGGCTCCCATGCCGACTATGATCGGCTCGTAGGCTGAAACGTGGCCCTCTGGCCGTGTCCGATCCGGGCTAGACTGCCCGCAACTGATTCTCCGATCGAAACGCAAGCTTCGGACACGTTCTTTGGAAACCGCGCTTTACCTGCCCGTCAAACGCTTCCTCGAAGAGCTCGGCTTCACCGTAAAGGGCGAGATCGGCGGCTGCGATCTCGTGGGCCTCAGCGCCGGCGATCCGCCCGTGGTGGTGATCGGCGAGCTCAAGCTCGCCTTCAATCTCGAGCTGATCCTCCAGGCGGTC includes:
- a CDS encoding GrlR family regulatory protein, which gives rise to MFEGFYKVKFQLGDAVGRSVMHAGNGKMLGGNSAFAHIGTYEKTDSGVDVVISTVRHNPDPNYRAMAGTDDATLLAKGWADGDLYRFKGELKELPGIPFQSVMTPITEDEVPIAGGVGEAGIADGLYSIHLRMLDGLDGGLTGVMLLNRGRILGGDAAFYYLGSYTAANGRWKGQILNQEHTPAKDDPIFGGHEVGIGFSGSYDAEQAVLEATALAGKRSLRLTAALKLMHRA
- a CDS encoding glutamine synthetase beta-grasp domain-containing protein, yielding MTKYKLEYIWLDGYTPTPNLRGKTQIKEFASFPTLEQLPLWGFDGSSTQQAEGHSSDCVLKPVAVFPDAARTNGVLVMCEVMMPDGKTPHASNKRATILDDAGAWFGFEQEYFFYKDGRPLGFPTAGYPAPQGPYYTGVGYSNVGDVARKIVEEHLDLCLAAGINHEGINAEVAKGQWEFQIFGKGSKTAADQMWMARYLMLRLTEKYGIDIEFHCKPLGDTDWNGSGMHANFSTEYMRTVGGKEYFEALMAAFDKNLMDHIAVYGPDNDKRLTGKHETAPWNKFSYGVADRGASIRVPHSFVNNGYKGYLEDRRPNSQGDPYQIASQILKTIASVPADKKAAA
- a CDS encoding DUF2735 domain-containing protein gives rise to the protein MMNNGLSHGSATIYQFPVGGRAALAGRRYGETRLPADHASLPANVSICSDSWYHQDAVDDAKPKWDR
- a CDS encoding MliC family protein, whose product is MGRHKAILLTTAMLAAGMTSARQTEAQMFQTYRCADGTQFVVGFYDDDKRAFLQIDGEPVTLAKRLSVAGKRYSGAGITLTIGKTGGTTVKHLKRPVTACAVI
- a CDS encoding tyrosine-protein phosphatase, whose protein sequence is MSDSPARHLALQGASNFRDLGGYPTNDGRTTRWRHIFRSNHLGQLTAADIEIVRALGVRSAFDFRGVEERAAGVCVVSEITVHSLPIEPSVVAALRTELASGTLTAPVALELMRESYRNYVRHHTNSFRNLFGHLLEDRAPLVIHCTAGKDRTGFASALILHALGVPDEIIAEDYLLTNRHYKRDATAAFDLPEDVRNAIGSVEASYPAAAFEAIDNEYGDLETYLRDALKLGTAERTGLQARYLQS
- a CDS encoding SDR family oxidoreductase, which encodes MQDKVLIVTGAHGALGKVVAEIARSRGARVAGIDHAPSQIPATPESIEIGGVDLSEAPQAKTAIDAAAKHFGRLDALINIAGGFAFETVGDGDVKTWQRMYALNVLTALNASRAALPHLATSRAGRIVNIGAMGAIQAGSGMGPYAASKAGLHRLTEALASEWKGKVTVNAVLPSIIDTAANRADMPKADFSKWVTPRELAEVILFLASDAASGITGALIPVGGRV